In a single window of the bacterium genome:
- a CDS encoding extracellular solute-binding protein codes for MTVPRGAPARRTVLVAALVTALVAAGRGGGAGHLPQAVFAAAAAVRVLYAGSLVNVFERDLGPAFTRRSGIPVLGRAGGSTALAHLIRDGLTPADVFVSADPAVNRILAPRAGAPSVPWFLTFGSTSMVVAYAPGSRFAPALRGAADPGPGGRSDPTLRRRAWFRVLASPGLRLGRTDPALDPKGYRTLFVLRLAERYYRDPGLAGRLLGTEENPQQIFPEEALIGRLASGQLDAGFFYLVEAIAQRLPYLTFPPALNLADPAFAAFYADVSYVDPKGVTYRGAPIVYTVAIPSSSRNTDGAARFTAFLLGREGRALLAGRGILAVPVRAGGRAADVPASLRPFVAGPYHE; via the coding sequence ATGACGGTCCCGCGTGGTGCTCCCGCCCGGCGCACTGTTCTCGTCGCGGCCCTGGTGACGGCGCTTGTGGCCGCGGGACGCGGGGGAGGCGCCGGACACCTGCCGCAGGCGGTGTTCGCGGCGGCCGCGGCGGTGCGGGTCCTCTACGCGGGGTCGCTCGTCAACGTTTTCGAACGCGATCTCGGCCCGGCGTTCACCCGCCGCTCCGGCATTCCCGTCCTCGGCCGGGCCGGGGGGTCGACGGCGCTCGCCCATCTCATCCGGGACGGCCTCACGCCGGCCGACGTGTTCGTAAGCGCCGATCCGGCCGTCAACCGCATCCTGGCCCCCAGGGCCGGGGCGCCATCGGTCCCGTGGTTTTTGACCTTCGGCAGCACGTCGATGGTTGTCGCGTACGCGCCCGGTAGCCGGTTCGCGCCGGCGCTTCGCGGGGCGGCGGATCCCGGGCCGGGCGGGCGGAGCGATCCGACGCTGCGGCGGCGCGCGTGGTTTCGGGTGCTGGCATCGCCGGGACTACGCCTCGGACGTACCGATCCGGCGCTCGACCCCAAGGGCTACCGGACCCTGTTCGTCCTCCGTCTCGCCGAGCGGTATTACCGGGACCCCGGCTTGGCGGGGCGGCTGCTCGGCACCGAGGAGAATCCGCAGCAGATCTTCCCGGAGGAGGCGCTGATCGGCCGGCTCGCGTCCGGGCAGCTCGACGCCGGGTTCTTCTACCTTGTCGAGGCGATCGCCCAGCGGCTGCCGTACCTCACATTTCCCCCGGCCCTCAACCTCGCGGACCCGGCCTTCGCGGCGTTCTACGCGGACGTGAGCTACGTTGACCCGAAGGGCGTGACGTACCGGGGCGCCCCGATCGTGTATACGGTCGCGATCCCGTCCTCCTCGCGCAACACGGACGGGGCGGCGCGCTTTACCGCGTTTCTCCTCGGCCGGGAAGGCCGCGCACTCCTCGCCGGGCGCGGCATCCTCGCCGTCCCGGTCCGCGCCGGAGGCCGGGCCGCGGACGTCCCGGCGTCGTTGAGGCCGTTCGTGGCCGGGCCCTATCATGAATGA